CAAGGCATTACAGCATCAATTCCAGAATCAGAAAGACTTTTTAGCCAATACTTATTCCATCCGTCTGCAAACTCCTTAGCAGTCCCATTGGGATAGTCATATTCTTTCTTTGCGTATTCTGAGGGACAAAGTTCTATTACTGGCTTAATTTTTATATTATCCTTCATTAATGTGGAATAACAACTAACTATTATTGACAAACCCCGAATGTAAGTAATTTACAGAAATTCATTTGTTGTTTTTGGGTTGGTCTTCCTTTATAAGGATACGCTAATTCAACACCTTCCCAACCATAAACCTCCAAATTTCACAAAATGCCCCACCTGCCACCTGTATTTTTTTATCAAAAAAGATGCAAAAATTGTCAAAAATGTGTATATATCTGAATATTTACTTTTATTTGGACAGGGCTTTTTATTTCAAATAACTGAATATCAGTTTCTTATATCGTTTTCAAAACTACACATCAGACCACTACTGCTGCTCTAATAGCTTGTTTAATAACATAATTTAAGTATATGTCGACGATCAGGAAAAATGTACATCGCGAAATAACTCCACTGGCGCCTCAGGATAGTTTTCTTGTATTTGAGCGGGTTAAGCAGCATTTTGATTTTCCCATTCATTTTCACCCTGAGTATGAGCTAAACTTCATTCATAATGGTAAGGGTTGCCGCAGGGTAGTTGGGGACAGCATGGAGGAGATCGATGATATTGAGCTGGTCATGGTCGGGCCCAATTTAGAGCACGGCTGGGAGACTTATAAATGCCAGAGTCCGAGCATACATGAAATCACCATTCAGTTTCATAATGACCTTTTTGATGAAAAAATGCTCTCCAGGCAGATCTTCAAACCGATCAGGGATTTATTTAACAGGTCGAACCACGGCATATTATTTTCTAATAAAATAGCAAAAGAGCTTATGCCGAGGATAGTCTCCCTATCCAAAATTGATAGCATAGATTACTTTCTGGAGCTTATTTCCATCCTTCAGGATCTGGCCAATTCCAGAAATCAAAGGTTGCTCTCCACCTATAGTTCGCGGAATTCTCAGTTTGAAAATAGCAAGCTGATCGAAAAGGTTTACACGTATATTCAGGAGAATTTTGACCGGAAAATAACCTTGACGGAAATTTCTGACCTGGTAAATATGAGTCCGGTTTCGTTTAATCGTTTTATAAAAAAGCGTACGGGAAAGACTTTTATTGAGTACACCAACGACACGCGGATAAGCTATGCCACCCGTTGGCTGATTGAAACTGACCTGAGTATCGGTGAGATTGGTTTTAAATGTGGGTTTAATAACATTGCCAACTTTAACCGCGTATTTAAAAAAGCTAAAAATTGCACCCCAAGTGAGTTTAGGGCGGAATTCCAGGGAATAAGAAGGGTTCTGTAGTTTTTCACTTCTGTATTAAGGTTTTATTCTCCCAATGTGTGCTTGTATGCAAGGGCGTGGTTTCTGTTGGCCTATTTCACCTTCATTTTTAACACTTAACACACTGAGTGCACATCTGACCTCAAGTGGTTATTTCATTTTTCGATGGACAAACCAGAGTAGGGTTCTGTCGGGGGACAGAACCGAGACTGGGGTAAGGTTCGTTCCCGATTAGTCGCCCTCGTTCTGTCAGGGGACAGAACGAGGGGAGATTCGGTTTGTCTGGGGACAAACCGGGGAATGAGAAAAACCGGAGAATGAGGGTGCAGAGGCTGATAATTGTTAACGCCGGGAAGGCCATTAAATCGTATCAATATTTGATGAATTAGGTCAAATAGAATAGCCCGCCATAAAGTAACTTTATTCGCTTAAAAATGTGATGATATGCGCTATTGTATTCTATTGTTTTTAATGGTATCCCTGCTTGCTTGTAACGAAAAAGAACAGGAAGAATCGAATTCTCTCAAAAATAACGAGGTCTCCCCTTATTTGTCTAACGGTCGGGTCGAATTGCTTGCCGATAGTACAATTGCCTTAATTGGTTCCGGCTCTTCTGTGGAATTTATGGCTGAGGGTGACTCGGTAAGTATTCATGCAAGGTCGAGGGAAGCATCCCATAGTTATATCGTGCTGGAAGTTGATGGCAAGTACATGGGGCGTTTCAGAGTTGGGCAGGATGATGAAATTATTCCGCTGAAGTTAGACAAAAAGCAATCCGCAATTGGGGTTTATAAGGCAACAGAGGCAGCTAATGGTACTGTTATATTTCTTGGGGCTGAAGCTCAAAAAATATCACCCATTGAAAAAAGCAGCAATGGATTCATTGAGTTTATTGGCAATTCGATCACATGTGGCATGGGTGCCGACACCACAGATTTACCCTGCGGATCGGGGGAATGGTTTGATCAGCACAATGCCTATCTGGCGTATGGGCCGCGGGTAGCCAGGGCGCTGAATGCCTCGTTTAAATTAAGTTCTTTTTCCGGTATCGGTATGTACAGAAACTGGAATGATGAAAATATTGACGAACCCATCATGCCGCAGGTTTATGAAAACCTGTACCTGAACACCGACAGCTCCAAAAAAGCCGATTTCACTGTGCACCCTGATGTGGTAAGCATATGCCTGGGTACCAATGACCTGTCGGACGGTGATGGCGTAAAACCGAGATTGCCTTTTGATAAAGAAAAGTTTATTGGTAACTACACGAAATTCGTAAAAACCATCTTCAGCCATTATCCGGATACCAAAGTGGCTTTATTAACCAGCCCGATGGTTTCCGGTGCAAAAGGTGATACCTTGATGGCGTGCCTGAAGAAAGTCAAGGAAAACTTAGGTACAGATGCTGTATCAATTTTCGAATTTGCTGCGGTTTCCCCTACAGGATGTACCTGGCACCCTATTATAGCAGAGCATAAGCAAATGGCAGAGCAGCTTGAGCCTTTTTTCAAAGACCTGCTCAATGATCAAGAGTGATGCTATATTTGGATACAGGCATGGGTTTATTTAAACAGGACTGTTTTTTGGCTCACCTCTCCCCTATGCCAGGCCATGATAGGTTAGTTAAAAAGGAGAGTGCCAGATACCGGCATCCAACAACTGGTAAGCAGCCTCTTTTAAAGTAAATTGAAATATTGAGATATGAACAAGATTAAATATTGCACTTTAATTATTCTGTTATTGGCAGCTAACACTTCTTTTTCTAATGTAACCTTACCCGCGTTTTTTTCAGACCACATGGTGCTACAACAAAACGCTGAAGTAAAGCTTTGGGGGTGGGGCAACCCTATGGAAGAAATTACGGTCACTACAAGCTGGGACACTGCAGAAGTCAAAACAAAAGCAGACAGGCATGCCAACTGGCAAGTACTGCTCAAAACACCCAAAGCAGGAGGCCCTTATACGATCACTATTAAGGGCTATAACCAGGTGATCCTTACCGACATTTTAATCGGAGAAGTTTGGCTCTGCTCCGGGCAGTCTAATATGGAATGGACCCCCTCGTCGGGAATAACCAATGGTGAAGAAGCCATCAAAAACGCTGACCAGCCCGAGATACGCTTTTTTAATGTGGTTAAAAACAGTGCAGAAAATCCGCAACTTGATCTTAAGGGTGAATGGCAGGTCTGCACACCAAACACCATGCAGTATTCCAGTGCTGTAGCATATTTCTTTGGCAAAAAACTTCACGAAAACCTGAATGTACCTATCGGCCTGGTCAACTCCAGTTGGGGCGGAACCCCGGCCGAAACATGGATGCCGCAGGAAGTGATCCATGCGGATAAAACACTTGACGAAGCCTCCAAAAAATTAGGCGCCGACGTATGGTGCCCCAGTGAGCCGGGCAGAACGTATAATGCCATGATCGCTCCTTTAATCGGCTTTAAAGTAGCAGGCGTTATCTGGTACCAGGGAGAAACCAATACAGGCAATGCGGATACTTATCAGCACACCTTTTCTGCATTGATCCAGTCATGGAGAAATAACTGGGGTCAGGAGTTTCCGTTTTATTATGCCCAAATAGCACCTTTTGAATATGGTGCGCCCGAGATTGGGGTAAAGGTGCGGGATGCTCAGAGACGCACATTAGCAGTGCCCCATACCGGCATGGTGATGACCAGCGACATTTGTACTACGGATGACATCCACCCCAGAAATAAGCTGGATGTTGGGCTAAGGTTTGCCAATATCGCTCTCAAAAATCACTATCAGACCATGCAAGGCATAGTAGAAGGCCCTTTACTGGATTCTGTATCCTTTAAAGGCAAAAAGGCTTATGTGTATTTTAAAAATTCCGAAGGCCTTTATCTCAAAACAAAAGACACTCTTTTTGAAGTTGCAGGCGCTGATAAGGTGTTTCACAAAGCTAAAGGAGCTTTAAAGAAAAATATGTTTATCGTCTCTTCTGATAAAGTAAGTAATCCTAAATATGTACGGTATGCTTGGGGCAACACGAGTATATCCAACATTTTCAACCAGGCCCACCTGCCTGCTTCAAGTTTTACGACAGAAAAGCCTGAGTAAATGTGCCTAATGCAATTTGAAGGACATTTACCGGGTGAAAATTAGAGCTTTCGAATGGTGAACTGAAAAAATTCAACCGCAAAATGGAACTACAGCAAAACACCTCCACAGACCAGAAAGTAGAATCGCTCCTGGCCATCATGACCATTGAAGAAAAAGTGGGGCAAATGAACCAATATAATGGTTTTTGGGAAGTAACAGGCCCATCCCAAAAGGAGGATAAGGCCAGAAAATATGAGCACCTACGGAAAAGCTGGGTAGGCTCCATGTTATCGGTACGGGGCGCAAAAGAAGTTCGTGCTGTTCAGAAAATTGCCGTTGAGGAAACACGGTTAGGTATTCCGCTTATTATAGGCTTTGATGTTATCCATGGCTACAAAACCTTAAGCCCCATACCACTCGCAGAAGCAGCAAGCTGGGACATGGAAGCTATTCAGAAATCCGCTTCGGTGGCTGCCGCAGAGGCTGCTGCCTCAGGTATCAACTGGACATTCGGGCCCATGGTAGATATCTCCAGGGATGCGCGATGGGGACGGGTGATGGAAGGTGCTGGGGAAGACCCTTTTCTGGGCAGCAAAGTGGCTGTAGCCCGTGTAAAAGGTTTTCAGGGAGAAGACCTGTCAGCCGTAAACACCATTGCGGCTTGCGCCAAGCATTTTGCAGCTTATGGTTTTGTAGAAGCCGGAAAAGAATATAACACGGCAGACATAGGCACTTCCACTTTACACAACATGGCCTTACCTCCCTTTAAGGCCGCTGTAGAAGCCGGAGTACGGACTTTGATGAATTCTTTTAATGAACTTAATGGCATCCCCCTTACCGGCCACACCTACCTGCAACGGGATATCCTGAAGGGCGAATGGGGCTTCAACGGTTTCGTGGTATCCGATTGGGCATCTATCGCCGAAATGATCCC
This region of Fulvivirga ulvae genomic DNA includes:
- a CDS encoding AraC family transcriptional regulator translates to MSTIRKNVHREITPLAPQDSFLVFERVKQHFDFPIHFHPEYELNFIHNGKGCRRVVGDSMEEIDDIELVMVGPNLEHGWETYKCQSPSIHEITIQFHNDLFDEKMLSRQIFKPIRDLFNRSNHGILFSNKIAKELMPRIVSLSKIDSIDYFLELISILQDLANSRNQRLLSTYSSRNSQFENSKLIEKVYTYIQENFDRKITLTEISDLVNMSPVSFNRFIKKRTGKTFIEYTNDTRISYATRWLIETDLSIGEIGFKCGFNNIANFNRVFKKAKNCTPSEFRAEFQGIRRVL
- a CDS encoding sialate O-acetylesterase, with translation MNKIKYCTLIILLLAANTSFSNVTLPAFFSDHMVLQQNAEVKLWGWGNPMEEITVTTSWDTAEVKTKADRHANWQVLLKTPKAGGPYTITIKGYNQVILTDILIGEVWLCSGQSNMEWTPSSGITNGEEAIKNADQPEIRFFNVVKNSAENPQLDLKGEWQVCTPNTMQYSSAVAYFFGKKLHENLNVPIGLVNSSWGGTPAETWMPQEVIHADKTLDEASKKLGADVWCPSEPGRTYNAMIAPLIGFKVAGVIWYQGETNTGNADTYQHTFSALIQSWRNNWGQEFPFYYAQIAPFEYGAPEIGVKVRDAQRRTLAVPHTGMVMTSDICTTDDIHPRNKLDVGLRFANIALKNHYQTMQGIVEGPLLDSVSFKGKKAYVYFKNSEGLYLKTKDTLFEVAGADKVFHKAKGALKKNMFIVSSDKVSNPKYVRYAWGNTSISNIFNQAHLPASSFTTEKPE
- a CDS encoding SGNH/GDSL hydrolase family protein — translated: MRYCILLFLMVSLLACNEKEQEESNSLKNNEVSPYLSNGRVELLADSTIALIGSGSSVEFMAEGDSVSIHARSREASHSYIVLEVDGKYMGRFRVGQDDEIIPLKLDKKQSAIGVYKATEAANGTVIFLGAEAQKISPIEKSSNGFIEFIGNSITCGMGADTTDLPCGSGEWFDQHNAYLAYGPRVARALNASFKLSSFSGIGMYRNWNDENIDEPIMPQVYENLYLNTDSSKKADFTVHPDVVSICLGTNDLSDGDGVKPRLPFDKEKFIGNYTKFVKTIFSHYPDTKVALLTSPMVSGAKGDTLMACLKKVKENLGTDAVSIFEFAAVSPTGCTWHPIIAEHKQMAEQLEPFFKDLLNDQE